Part of the Kangiella geojedonensis genome is shown below.
TAGATGGGTTAATGGTGCGATTGCCAAAAAAGCTATTCCTAACCACCATTTTTTCCGCACCGACACCAATGGTGTAAATGGTCACACCTGCATGTTCTGCTAACTCTGCTGCTTGAATCGGGTTTAACACCCCCGTATTGTTTTGGCCGTCTGTTAGTAGAATCAGTACACGGTTTTCAGCATCACGGTCTTTTAGGCGCTTTACGGCTAGACCAATGCTATCGCCGATAGCCGTTCTTGATGAACCGGCTAAACCAATTTCCGTCTCATCCAGCATGAGTTGTACGGTTTTTAAATCAAACGTTAAAGGCGTTTGTAAGTAAGCTTGCTCACCAAACAGAATAAGACCAAGGCGATCACCATCACGGCGTTCAATGAACTCTTTCATTAACGCTTTTACCGCCACTAAGCGATTGATCTGTTGGTTGTCGATCATCATATCCTCCATTTCCATGGAGCCAGAAATATCAATACTCACCATGAGATCGCGACCACTGCTGGGCAGGGCAACGGAGTCGCCAACCCATGTCGGTCTTGCTACCGCAATGACCAGTAATAGCCAAAGTAAAAAGTTATACCAAGGAAAATGGCTCTTTACCTTCTTTCCTTGCTGGCGCTGCATTTTCCAATAAAGAAATAACGGTGCTCTTAGGGCTTGTTGCCGCTGTTTGCGTTCTTCAAGCCACCAGACGAGCAGAGGGAGCGGTAATAATAACAGCAACCATGGCCACTGGAACTCAAACATGATGAGGTTCCTCTTGGCGTTGCTGAGTATAACTTTTTACCTCTTCAGGTAGCTGCTCTGCCCAGTTGATAATGTCACGCATGACACTATCTTTATCCACGTCGTCGCTGGCTGTTGCAGGCTTATAAGGTAAGTCCACAAAAACAGCTAAGGTTTCATCACTCAACTGCTGACCATTGGTGGCTTGTAAAAACTGCATCCACTGTTGTTGGTTCATCGAGCCTACCAGCGCTTCATCGACATAACATAAGCTGAGACGTCGCATGATATTTTGGCTTTTAGCCAGCCAGCGCGGGTCGTCGCTTTTTCTGAGTTGATGCAACTCTATGGATGCGAATCGAACAAATCGGTAATGGCGTCTTTTGAGCAAAAATCTTATCAGTAACAAAAGACCAATTAAGACAACAAGACCCATAATAATCCACCAACCTGTGGCTAATGGCCACCAATTAACGGCCTCTGGCTGATGAATATCACGCAGCTGTTGTAAGAGTTGGCTTTGGGCGGAATTTGCGGTCAACATCTACTTCACCTCCGCATTCACAAGCGACAGGCTGTTTTGAATATTGGGATCAAGCGATAGATCCGTGATGGAATCTGCGGTACTGCAAAGAGCGAAAGCCGATTGCGACAGCGTAAAATTCTGACGTATTTGTGCGACCCGCTGTTCGAATGCTTGCTGATGCTGTTGCATATCACGTTGATTGCTGGCATCAATCCGAATATGGCGCAGACCATCAGTCAGGGTGTACTGCCCCGGTAATGGTATTGATGCTTCTAACGGATCGGCAATCATGACGCCGTAAATGTCATTGTGCTGGGCTAAGTAGGTTAGGTGCTGCCGACAATCATCGTTCAGGTTCATAAAGTCACTGAAAATATAAATCAAGCTACCGCCTTTAACCAAGTGGCGCAGCCGCATTAACATTTCCTGAAGCGAGTTTTGATTGATGTTGTAGGCTTCTGCTTCGGAATAAACCGATTCCAGTCGCTGGTTGTGCAGCTCCATCAAGCGTTGCAATAGCCTTAAACCGTTCTGACGGCGGTTTGAAGGCTTTAACTCGATATGTTCGTTTGCGGTGCTGAAAAGTCCAGCAACACGATTACCGGTGTTGAAGGCCGCCCAAAAAGCACGTGCCGAATGTAAGCAGGCTAAGGTTGATTTAAAGCGGTTACGCGAGCCAAAAAACATGGTGTCTTGTAAGTCTGTCACTATGTAGACAGGGCGCTCGCGTTCTTCTTGAAAAATTTTGGTATGGACTTTGCCGGTACGAGCCGTTACGCGCCAGTCGATGGTGCGAATATCATCGCCTGGCTGGTACTGTCGAACTTCGGCAAACTCCATGCCACGCCCTTTGAAGGGGGATAAGTGTCCGCCAACGAGGTGGGCACGAGTCTTTTTATGAGGCAAAGGAATCGACTCTTTTGCCCAATACTGACAGGCAATAAGCTGCTCTAAGCTCAGCTCGATACTGTGCTCGCGGGCTTGTTTGGCCGTTACGCTGTGTTCAGTCATGCAACACTAATAATGTTATTTAAGGCGTTGGTACTAAATGAATCAACTTGCTAATCACGTCATTGGTGCTGACGCCTTCTGCTTCAGCCTGATAGCTGAGAATGATTCGGTGGCGTAAGATTTCCCCAAGAATCGCTTGAATATCACCTGGCGTGACGTAATCACGGCCATCCAGCCATGCTTGTGCTCGTGCACAACGATCTAAAGCGATGGTGGCACGTGGGCTGGCGCCGTATTCAATATAATTGGCTAATTCAGGAGCATGCTGAGCTGGCTCTCGAGTCGCAATAATGAGTTGGATCAAGTATTGCTCGACTTCAGGCGCCATGTGTACCGTTAAAACTTCTTTGCGTGCAGCAAATAAATGCTCCTGGCTAATGCTCAAGGCTTTTGGCGGCTCGCCTGATAGGGCTTCCTGGCGATTAACCGCTAGAATCTGAGCTTCGGCATCATGGCTTGGATAACCCACCTCAACGTGCATTAAGAAGCGATCTAGCTGTGCTTCGGGTAGTGGATAGGTTCCTTCCTGCTCAATTGGGTTTTGAGTTGCCATCACCAAGAAGAAGGGCGGTAATTCAAAACTCTCGCGGCCAACCGTGATTTGACGTTCGGCCATGGCTTCTAGGAGCGCAGACTGAACTTTCGCTGGAGCACGGTTAATTTCGTCGGCCAGAATTAAGTTATGGAATAACGGGCCTTTTTGGAAGTGAAAGCTGCCGTCTTGCGGACGATAGATTTCTGTACCGGTTAAATCAGCTGGTAAAAGGTCTGGCGTAAACTGGACGCGGTGAAAACTACCTTCCATCGCCGTCGACAGCTCTTTAATCGCTCGGGTTTTAGCAAGTCCCGGAGCGCCTTCAACCAGTAAGTGACCATCGGCAAGCAGTGCAATGATCATTTTATGCACCAAGCTTTCCTGGCCAATAATTCGTGATTTTAGAAATTCATTAAGCTGAATAAATTGTTCTTTTGTACTCATGATTGCCTTTGCGCACGAAAAAGTGTGTTCAATGTAATGTATTTACTGGCTGTTTTGTATCAAAAAACCATAAAAAGTTGCAACTAATTGTTACGACTGGAGGTATTTGGCGTTAGTTTGAATAGAAATGTAAGATTTCGAATAAATTCAAACATACGTTTGAAATATGGCGTTAGTTAGGTAGAATCAAGAATAGAATATTTTATCAGGAGTCAACATGAGCGAGACTAGCGCTTCCAGTACTACCAAAAAAAGTACCACCAAAAAGACGACGCGTAGCACGAAGCAAGATCGCGTTGCGATTGTTTCAGGGTTAAGAACACCTTTCGCCAAGCAGGCGACTCATTTTAGAGGCATTAATGCTATCGAGCTTGGGAAAATGGTGGTGAATGAACTTATCCAAAAGACCGAGCTGGATCCTAAGGTCATTGAACGTGTGGTATTTGGCCAAGTGGTTATCTTGCCTGAAGCTCCAAACATTGCTCGTGAAATTGTTCTGGGCACGCCTATGGATGTTCACACCGATGCTTACTCGGTATCACGCGCTTGCGCTACCAGTTTTCAGAGTGTCGCTAGTTTAGCCGAGTCAATCATGGCGGGTGACGTGTCTGTTGGTATTGCTGGCGGAGCAGACTCCTCATCAGTAGTGCCGATTGGCGTGAGTAAGAAATTGTCTTTGGCGTTAGTTGATTTGCAAAAAGCAAGAACCTTTGGCCAAAAGCTGTCGATTCTTAAAACGCTTCGCCCTAAAGACTTGATGCCTGTGCCTCCTGCGATTAAAGAATACTCCACAGGGTTAACCATGGGGCAAAACGCTGAGCAAATGGCTCGTGATCGTGGAATTACTCGCCAAGAACAGGATGAATTAGCTCATCGTTCTCATACGTTAGCGGCTCAAGCATGGGAAGAGGGCAAGTTAGACGATGAAGTCATGACGGCTTATGTCGAGCCTTATACGAAAGAGCCGCTGTCACGAGATAATGTGGTTCGCTTTAACTCAACGCTTGAGGGTTATGCCAAGTTACGCCCTGCGTTTGACAGAAAGTACGGTACCTTAACGGCGGCTAATTCAACGCCATTAAGCGATGGTGCTGCTGCCGTGGTATTGATGAAAGAGTCACAAGCAAAAGCACTAGGCTATGAGCCTCTGGGCTATATCCGAAGCTATGCTTTCTCAGCGATAGAAGCTGCTCATGACATGCTGATGGGACCTTCTTACGCAACGCCTAAAGCTCTGAAAAAGGCTAAGTTGAAACTGAGTGATTTAGACTTGATTGATATGCATGAAGCTTTTGCTGCGCAAACGATTTCCAATATCCAAGCCTTTGGTTCGACTCAATTTGCTAAAGAAAAGCTGGGGCAGAGAACCAAGATTGGTGACATCGATATGGACAAGTTTAATGTGCTGGGGGGATCGCTGGCATATGGGCATCCTTTCGCAGCGACGGGTGCGCGAATGATTACTCAAACACTCCACGAGCTGAAGCGACGTGGCGGTGGATTAGGGTTAACCACGGCGTGTGCCGCTGGTGGTCTTGGTGCAGCAATGATTTTGGAGGTTGAATAATGTCGGACAATACATTCTTTACATTTGAGCACCAAGAAGACGGTATCGCAGTTATAACCATTGATGTGCCAGGTGAGTCGCAAAATGTGCTTAAAATGGAGTTTATTGAAGAACTCGAGCCGGTGATTGACCAAGTCAAATCAGACAGTTCTATTAAAGGATTGATCATCCGAAGTGGTAAAGCAGGCAGCTTTATTGCTGGCGCAGATATCACCATGTTCGGTAAAGCAAATACAGCTGAAGATGCTGAGAAGCTATCAACGGACGGTCATCGAATTTTTAATAAGATCGAGAACCTAAAGAAGCCGGTAGTCGCAGCGATCCACGGTACATGTCTTGGTGGTGGTTTGGAGTTGTCATTAGCGTGTAGCGGACGTGTCATTTCAGACAGCCCTAAAACCAAGATCGGATTACCAGAAGTTCAGTTGGGTGTGCTGCCAGGCGGTGGTGGTACTCAGCGTTTACCAAGATTGGTGGGTATTGCTCCTTCGCTAGACATGATGCTTACGGGTAAGCAGCTATTTCCTAAACAAGCCAAAAAACTTGGCTTGGTCGATGAAGTTGTGCCTGAAGCGAATTTAATGAAAGCTGCTAAAAAGCGCGTCAGTGATTTGCGTAAAGGCAAAGAGAAGAAAGCGCCGATTAGCAGTTACTTCACCATGAAGGGGATTCAAAAACTGGTATTAGAGTCGAACCCAATTGGTCGAAACATTATTTTTGACCAAGCACGCAAAACCGTAGAAAAGAAAACTAAAGGCAATTATCCAGCGCCGAAAAAGATTATCGAGTGTGTTGAAAAAGGCATGTCTCAAGGTATGGAAGCTGGTTTGGCGATAGAAGCGCGAAACTTCGGTCAGCTGGTTGTATCGCCAGAAGCTAAGGCTTTGATCAGTGTTTTCTTCGCTACAACTGAGCTTAAGAAAGATAATGGCGTAGATTCAGATGCTGAAGCTGTTGAGCTGAATAAGATTGGCGTGCTGGGTGGCGGCTTGATGGGTTCAGGCATCGCCTATGTTTCAGTGGATAAAGCCAAGAAAAAAGTGCGCGTAAAAGACGTTCGAGAAGAGGGCGTTAACGGTGCTCTTAACTACTCGTGGAAGCTTATATCCAAGAAGATGAAGAAGCGAATCGTGAGTCCTTCTGATGCTCGTCGCACCATGTCCTATTTAACCGGAACCACGGATTACTCAGGTTTTAAAGATACCGACATGGTGATCGAGGCGGTCTTTGAAGATTTGGATTTAAAGCACCAAATGGTTAAAGATGTTGAGGAGCACTGCTCTGACAACACCATTTTCGCTACCAACACATCATCAATTCCAATCACCAAGATTGCGGGAGGTGCCAAAAATCCCGAGAAAGTGGTTGGTTTGCATTATTTTTCACCGGTTGAAAAGATGCCGTTAGTCGAAATTATCGCGACTAAGAAGACCGAGGACTGGGTGATAGCGACTTGTGTGGCGTTAGCAAAGCAACAAGGAAAAACACCTATCGTTGTTAATGATGGCGCAGGTTTTTACGTCAACCGTATTTTAGCGCCTTATATTAATGAAGCGGGTATTTTGTTGAATGAAGGTGTGGCTATTGAAAAGCTGGACAAAGCTATGGTTCAAGCTGGTTTTCCTGTTGGGCCAATTACCTTGTTGGATGAAGTGGGGATTGATGTCGCTACTAAAGTTGCGCCTATTCTTGAGGATGCCTTTGGTGAGCGTATGTCGACGCCGAAAGCTTTTGAAAAGTTGAAGGAAGATGACCGCAAAGGTAAAAAGAACAAGCGCGGTTTCTATAAGTATGATGGTAAATCTAAAGGCAAAGAAGTTGATGAAAGCGTCTATTCTGTACTAGGTATTAGTCCAGATAAGCATGTTGACGGAAAAGAAATTGCTGAGCGAGGACTGTTACTAATGGCCAATGAAGCGGCACGCTGTCTGGACGAAGGCATCATCCGAAGTGCGCGTGATGGTGATATCGGAGCTATATTTGGCATTGGCTTCCCACCATTTAAGGGTGGACCATTCCGCTATATGGATAGCTTAGGGATAGAAACAGTGGTGGAGCGCCTTGAGCATTACCAGCAATTACATGGTGATCGTTACAAGCCCGCCGATATCCTAGTGAAGATGAAGAGTAACTCTGATTCATTCCACTCTTGAGTTAGGCACTTGACACTGACTGTTGAAACTAAAAAGCCTTGAGGCGTAAACCTCAGGGCTTTTTTATACGGTGAAAAAACTGGGGGCAAAAATAAAGGCAGCCTAGGCCACCTTTAAATTTCTATAGGAAGAACGTCTTTTAATCAAAAACTCTTTTAAGTAAAGGTTTGGCTAACAAAGTCAGTACCAAAGCACCCAAAAGCTCTTTATTTTGTTGAGCAGTTTCTAAAATCATGGGCTCTTCGATTAAGAATTTAATGCCCACTACTCCAGCTATAACAGCAAGCACGTATTTCATGACTATTACCTTTTGCAATGGATTCGTTAAACAGTGTCTAAAATTTTAACAACATATAAAAAAGGTTCTGTGGTATAAGTCTCACAGAACCTTGATTTTATGTGAACAAGTTTGCAAAAGTGCGATTTATAGCGTCAGATTCGTTTACACATCATCTAAAACCGCAAGTTTATGCTTACTAACGTCGCAAGCTATTGTATTTATACAATTAAAGGTTAAGTCTAAAGTCGAAACCAGACGTCAATCCAGTAATTTCTTCTGAAGCTTTAATACCAAACGACCAGTTTTTTGACAAGTAATAACGTCCTTCTAAGCCATAAGTGGTTGATGTTGAATCTTCATGCAGGGCTTCGTTAACATATGGCGAGAAGTCGTAGTCTTTGTAGCCTGCGAAAAGTTTGTATTCCCAGTTAGTAGATAGGCGACCTCGCAAGCCAAGGTTAACTAAAAAACCATCTTCATCATTACCATACGTCGTTTGTGGAATGACGCCGTCACCATCAAACTTCACATAACCAGCTTCCATGAAGAAGTCATCGGTACGAGAGCTTGGAACATGAAAGCCAAACGCCATTTCATATTCTTTTGCTGTAACTTCAGCTTGTGAACCTGCAACCCATACGTCAGCAGATTGAGACTGTAACGTACTGCGCACATACCAGGTATCATCAAACGCCAACGAAAGGTTAAGTTCATAGCCTGTTTTATCACTAGTACGCTCGCCTTCACTATGGATATAGCCGAAGTCAATATAGTCGTAGCGCAGTTTATCGTTCGCCTCAGCAGCTGTGTGCATTAAAAGGGCTAGGGTGGCAAGGGTAATGTATTTTTTCATTGTGGATTATCGTCAGTCAGTGTCTAAAATTTGTGCTTAGTGTACTACAAAGGTTCTGCGTGAGAAACTTCTCTAAGCATTAAAAAAGGCCGCATAATGCGGCCTTGGTAATGCTAGCTTTTAGAAGCTGTAACGGAAGTTAGCACCATAGTGGTTGTCTAACTCATCGTCGTTACCAATTTCAACGCCAACTGACATGTTACGGTTGAAGTGGTAGCGACCCTCTAGCGTTAAATCTGTAGACTCTAGAACGTCAGAGTATTGAGCATAACCGCCTAACTCGAAATTACTGCTGGCCATTCCGCGGAAACCGGCTAAAGCGTTAAAGCCTGAGTCATCAAAACCACCAACTTCATAATCTTCAAAACCAGCTTCGGCAACGAAGTCTACTGAGTTGTTAATCGGTGTATGGAAACCAACGTTTAGGCGGATACGGTCAACATCAGCATCACCGACATTGGTGTCGCCCTTGAATAACTCAGCTTTACCATACCAGTTTTGGTTGAAAGACATAGCGCCTTCAAATTCAACACCATCAAACTGGTCATCATAATCTTGGATGCCGCCTTGTACATAGTCGTAACTAACGCCATTGGCCATGACTAGACTTGAAGAAAGTGCGATACTTGATGCTACAAATAGTTTTTTAAGTGTCATTTTTTTGATAGACATTGTCGTCTCCTCATAAATTCTTGTTAAATAATGCAAGTGTATTATGGATTTAGTAAACTGAATTTTGACTGAACTAAGTCTTAAACGCGCCATATTAATGAGAAGCTATTCACAAAAATATTTATTAAGTTAAGGAATTGTATGAATTCGCCGATTTTACCCGTACTAGAACAGCTCAACAAAGTTGTACTAGGTAAGTCCTTTCAAGTTAAATTAGCGGTCGTTTGCCTGTTAGCTAGAGGCCATTTACTGATTGAAGATTTGCCAGGTATGGGTAAAACAACGCTAGGACAGGCTATGGCCAAAGTTTTTGGGTTAGACTTTCAGAGAATTCAGTTCACCAGTGACATCCTTCCCGCAGATATTGTCGGCGCTAATATTTTTGATCGTGAAAAATCGACCTTTGAATTTCATCCTGGTCCTGTGTTTTCTCAGTTAGTCTTGGCTGATGAGATCAACCGAGCTACACCGAAAGCGCAGAGTGCTTTATTGGAAGCGATGGAAGAACAGCAAGTGACAGTCGAAGGGAATACTTATGAATTACCTAACCCCTTCTTTGTCATTGCCACTCAAAACCCAACTCATCAAATCGGGACGTACCCGTTACCAGAATCTCAGTTGGACCGTTTCTTGTTTAAAATTAATTTGGGCTATCCAGATCCTGATTTGGAGAAGATCTTATTAAAAGGCGAATCTGGTCGAACGAAGATGTCATCTTTGGAGTCTTTACTGGATTTAGACACTCTTAAGGACCTACAACTAAAAGTATCAAAACTCACCGTAACGGAACATTTATTGCAGTATGTGATGGACTTGATTTTGGCGACCCGACAAAGTCCTGACTTTGCCCATGGTTTATCGCCTCGAGCTGGCTTAGCAATTGTTAGCGCAGCCAAAGCTTGGGCTTTTGTGGATGGTCGCGACTATGTACTGCCGGAAGATATTCAACAAGTATTTGTAGCTTCTGCTCGCCATCGACTGCAGTCGGTGAAAACGTCTTCAACCTCAACCATAGAGTTGATTGAAGAGCTTATTAACGATACGCCCGTTCCTGCCTAATGCTTGCTGCCATTAAAAGTAAATTTTTTTCTTGGATCGATAGTCGAGCGCCGAAGCAACCGTCAACATTGCTTCGGCAAAGAAATATTTATATTTTGCCGACTCGTTATGGTTGGCTAATGCTCGGTATCTTGATTTTGATTCTTATCGCTTCGACTAACTATCAGAATAACATGGGGTTTATGGCAGGTTTTGTATTACTTGCTGTGGGCTTGTTGTCAGTATTCTATACTTTTCGAAATTTAAAGGGTGTTGAGGTGAGATGCTTAAAGCCTGTGGCAGTCTTTGCAACAGATATCGCTACGGTGCCGGTTCAGCTCGTCAATAACACGAAAAGTGAACGAGTGGGGTTTGGAGTCGGCTTTTCCAAAAGGAGTGTGTCATATACGGATGTGGGGGAGCAGGCAAAAAGCCAGGTTGAGTTAACCTTAGAAACACGTAAAAGGGGAATGATGGATATTCCAAGGATCGCTTGCGCATCGATATTCCCCTTTGGAATTTTCGAAGCCTGGTCGTGGGTGAGAACGCCTTATCAAGTATTGGTTTATCCAAAACCCATCCCCTGTCCTGAACCCTTAGTAGCGACTAGCTCAGGTATAGAAGAGGGTCAAACTCAAGAAAAAGGGTCTGAGGACTTCCATAATTTGCGTGATTACCAAGCAGGCGACCCGATTAAGCAGGTGATGTGGAAAGCGTATGCTCGTGAGCGCGGTCTTTATAGTAAAGAGTTTGAAGATTATGTGGGTGAGCACCAAACATTAAGCTGGGAAAGTGTCGCACATTATGAAAAAGAACTGGCGATTTCATACCTGACCGATGCCGTCTTGACCGCAGAGGTTAGTCAAAATGTTTATGGTTTAGAGTTACCGCAAGAAACCATAGATAAAGGCCAGGGCCCTGAGCATCTGCATTCATGTCTTAAAGCTTTGGCTTTAATGTAATAGGGGTGAATTGAGATGAATGTTAAAGCACTACCTATTACTCGCCAAGGTGTTATCCCTTTATTGATCATGATTCAAGCTGTGGTCTTATTCCCACTATGGTTTCATATTCCATTCTGGATAAGCGCAGTGACTATTGCTTTGCTATTAGGTAAATACGGGATGTATCGACAGGGCGTCAAAGCTCCTCGGTGGATATTGCTGATTGTCGTTTTGCTGTGCGTGGGCGGAGTTTTCTGGCAATTCAAAACGTTGAATGGCCGTGATGCTGGAATCGGCTTGATCGTCTTGATGTACGCTTTTAAGTTGTTGGAAGCTCGAAGTTATCGCGATGCGTCGCTCATATTGTTCATCTCATTTTTTATCGTCGTGACGGCATTTTTTTACAGTGAAGCTATTTGGATGGGCGTGTACTTACTCCTTTCAGTACTGTGTATCTTATTAGGGTTGGTCGCTCTAAACAGTCCAAAAGGAATGCAGGGCATAGGTAGCTTAGGAAAGATTTCAGGCGTGACCTTATTGCAGGCACTCCCGATCATGATCCTACTGTTCTTTTTCTTTCCAAGAAGTTCTGCACCGCTGTGGTCTATGCCAACA
Proteins encoded:
- a CDS encoding DUF58 domain-containing protein, whose protein sequence is MTEHSVTAKQAREHSIELSLEQLIACQYWAKESIPLPHKKTRAHLVGGHLSPFKGRGMEFAEVRQYQPGDDIRTIDWRVTARTGKVHTKIFQEERERPVYIVTDLQDTMFFGSRNRFKSTLACLHSARAFWAAFNTGNRVAGLFSTANEHIELKPSNRRQNGLRLLQRLMELHNQRLESVYSEAEAYNINQNSLQEMLMRLRHLVKGGSLIYIFSDFMNLNDDCRQHLTYLAQHNDIYGVMIADPLEASIPLPGQYTLTDGLRHIRIDASNQRDMQQHQQAFEQRVAQIRQNFTLSQSAFALCSTADSITDLSLDPNIQNSLSLVNAEVK
- a CDS encoding AAA family ATPase; translation: MSTKEQFIQLNEFLKSRIIGQESLVHKMIIALLADGHLLVEGAPGLAKTRAIKELSTAMEGSFHRVQFTPDLLPADLTGTEIYRPQDGSFHFQKGPLFHNLILADEINRAPAKVQSALLEAMAERQITVGRESFELPPFFLVMATQNPIEQEGTYPLPEAQLDRFLMHVEVGYPSHDAEAQILAVNRQEALSGEPPKALSISQEHLFAARKEVLTVHMAPEVEQYLIQLIIATREPAQHAPELANYIEYGASPRATIALDRCARAQAWLDGRDYVTPGDIQAILGEILRHRIILSYQAEAEGVSTNDVISKLIHLVPTP
- a CDS encoding vWA domain-containing protein, coding for MFEFQWPWLLLLLPLPLLVWWLEERKQRQQALRAPLFLYWKMQRQQGKKVKSHFPWYNFLLWLLLVIAVARPTWVGDSVALPSSGRDLMVSIDISGSMEMEDMMIDNQQINRLVAVKALMKEFIERRDGDRLGLILFGEQAYLQTPLTFDLKTVQLMLDETEIGLAGSSRTAIGDSIGLAVKRLKDRDAENRVLILLTDGQNNTGVLNPIQAAELAEHAGVTIYTIGVGAEKMVVRNSFFGNRTINPSKELDEATLKAVAEKTGGLYFRAKNTQELQQIYAKLDELEPVEDLDQSYRPSKALFFIPLLLAIALSLLKVLIRTLVSPKKRNEPLRNETQQEIHNA
- a CDS encoding DUF4381 domain-containing protein; the encoded protein is MLTANSAQSQLLQQLRDIHQPEAVNWWPLATGWWIIMGLVVLIGLLLLIRFLLKRRHYRFVRFASIELHQLRKSDDPRWLAKSQNIMRRLSLCYVDEALVGSMNQQQWMQFLQATNGQQLSDETLAVFVDLPYKPATASDDVDKDSVMRDIINWAEQLPEEVKSYTQQRQEEPHHV
- the fadI gene encoding acetyl-CoA C-acyltransferase FadI; protein product: MSETSASSTTKKSTTKKTTRSTKQDRVAIVSGLRTPFAKQATHFRGINAIELGKMVVNELIQKTELDPKVIERVVFGQVVILPEAPNIAREIVLGTPMDVHTDAYSVSRACATSFQSVASLAESIMAGDVSVGIAGGADSSSVVPIGVSKKLSLALVDLQKARTFGQKLSILKTLRPKDLMPVPPAIKEYSTGLTMGQNAEQMARDRGITRQEQDELAHRSHTLAAQAWEEGKLDDEVMTAYVEPYTKEPLSRDNVVRFNSTLEGYAKLRPAFDRKYGTLTAANSTPLSDGAAAVVLMKESQAKALGYEPLGYIRSYAFSAIEAAHDMLMGPSYATPKALKKAKLKLSDLDLIDMHEAFAAQTISNIQAFGSTQFAKEKLGQRTKIGDIDMDKFNVLGGSLAYGHPFAATGARMITQTLHELKRRGGGLGLTTACAAGGLGAAMILEVE
- a CDS encoding DUF58 domain-containing protein, with product MLGILILILIASTNYQNNMGFMAGFVLLAVGLLSVFYTFRNLKGVEVRCLKPVAVFATDIATVPVQLVNNTKSERVGFGVGFSKRSVSYTDVGEQAKSQVELTLETRKRGMMDIPRIACASIFPFGIFEAWSWVRTPYQVLVYPKPIPCPEPLVATSSGIEEGQTQEKGSEDFHNLRDYQAGDPIKQVMWKAYARERGLYSKEFEDYVGEHQTLSWESVAHYEKELAISYLTDAVLTAEVSQNVYGLELPQETIDKGQGPEHLHSCLKALALM
- a CDS encoding AAA family ATPase, with translation MNSPILPVLEQLNKVVLGKSFQVKLAVVCLLARGHLLIEDLPGMGKTTLGQAMAKVFGLDFQRIQFTSDILPADIVGANIFDREKSTFEFHPGPVFSQLVLADEINRATPKAQSALLEAMEEQQVTVEGNTYELPNPFFVIATQNPTHQIGTYPLPESQLDRFLFKINLGYPDPDLEKILLKGESGRTKMSSLESLLDLDTLKDLQLKVSKLTVTEHLLQYVMDLILATRQSPDFAHGLSPRAGLAIVSAAKAWAFVDGRDYVLPEDIQQVFVASARHRLQSVKTSSTSTIELIEELINDTPVPA
- the fadJ gene encoding fatty acid oxidation complex subunit alpha FadJ — translated: MSDNTFFTFEHQEDGIAVITIDVPGESQNVLKMEFIEELEPVIDQVKSDSSIKGLIIRSGKAGSFIAGADITMFGKANTAEDAEKLSTDGHRIFNKIENLKKPVVAAIHGTCLGGGLELSLACSGRVISDSPKTKIGLPEVQLGVLPGGGGTQRLPRLVGIAPSLDMMLTGKQLFPKQAKKLGLVDEVVPEANLMKAAKKRVSDLRKGKEKKAPISSYFTMKGIQKLVLESNPIGRNIIFDQARKTVEKKTKGNYPAPKKIIECVEKGMSQGMEAGLAIEARNFGQLVVSPEAKALISVFFATTELKKDNGVDSDAEAVELNKIGVLGGGLMGSGIAYVSVDKAKKKVRVKDVREEGVNGALNYSWKLISKKMKKRIVSPSDARRTMSYLTGTTDYSGFKDTDMVIEAVFEDLDLKHQMVKDVEEHCSDNTIFATNTSSIPITKIAGGAKNPEKVVGLHYFSPVEKMPLVEIIATKKTEDWVIATCVALAKQQGKTPIVVNDGAGFYVNRILAPYINEAGILLNEGVAIEKLDKAMVQAGFPVGPITLLDEVGIDVATKVAPILEDAFGERMSTPKAFEKLKEDDRKGKKNKRGFYKYDGKSKGKEVDESVYSVLGISPDKHVDGKEIAERGLLLMANEAARCLDEGIIRSARDGDIGAIFGIGFPPFKGGPFRYMDSLGIETVVERLEHYQQLHGDRYKPADILVKMKSNSDSFHS